One window of the archaeon BMS3Bbin15 genome contains the following:
- the hisG gene encoding ATP phosphoribosyltransferase codes for MIKLAVPNKGRLHEPAMQLLAQAGFKPVNTGERKLFASTLDPEIMVLFLRARDIPEFVNTGAADLGVTGYDIIMENNYDVEVLIDLNFGKAKLAVAAPHGKYRSIKDIGEGARVATEFSNLTEKFFASMGKKIEILKVSGATEIAPQIGVAEFIVDLVGTGTTLRMNNLEVLDVVLETSAHLIGNRESIEKNREKIDEVVLAFKSVLKAKKKKLLMMNVPRESLEELKKVMPGMAGPTISEVISDKPMVAVNVVVDEEHVYKMISRVKSIGARDILVIDIERIIE; via the coding sequence ATGATTAAGTTAGCAGTTCCCAATAAAGGAAGACTCCACGAGCCAGCAATGCAGCTTCTCGCTCAGGCTGGATTTAAACCTGTAAACACTGGTGAGCGAAAGCTCTTTGCAAGCACTCTTGATCCCGAAATCATGGTTTTATTTCTTCGTGCGAGGGATATTCCTGAATTTGTCAATACCGGTGCCGCAGACCTTGGTGTTACTGGTTATGATATTATCATGGAGAACAATTATGATGTGGAAGTACTTATTGATTTAAATTTCGGTAAAGCAAAACTTGCTGTGGCCGCGCCTCATGGCAAGTACAGGAGTATTAAAGATATCGGAGAAGGGGCAAGGGTAGCAACTGAGTTTTCGAATCTGACAGAGAAATTTTTTGCTTCCATGGGGAAGAAGATAGAGATTTTAAAGGTTTCGGGAGCAACGGAAATTGCTCCCCAGATTGGCGTGGCAGAATTTATTGTCGACCTTGTTGGTACAGGTACAACTCTGAGGATGAATAATCTTGAAGTTCTTGATGTTGTGCTTGAGACCTCTGCTCATTTAATTGGGAATAGAGAATCTATTGAGAAGAACAGGGAGAAAATCGATGAGGTAGTTCTTGCCTTTAAGAGTGTTCTCAAGGCAAAGAAGAAGAAACTTCTTATGATGAATGTTCCCAGGGAGTCTCTTGAAGAGTTGAAAAAGGTCATGCCGGGGATGGCGGGACCTACCATTTCTGAGGTTATCTCGGATAAACCCATGGTGGCTGTTAATGTTGTTGTGGATGAGGAACATGTTTATAAGATGATTTCAAGAGTTAAAAGTATCGGAGCAAGGGATATTCTTGTTATAGACATTGAGAGAATTATTGAGTGA
- the arsB_2 gene encoding arsenical pump membrane protein — MIRTETSLLFAIVVAVVSYALIITEKVHRTVAALGGASILLLFGRYFGLIPKEKFPSEIHFMAEAVDWNTIGLLFGMMVIVGILKETGVFEFLAIKAAKISNGDPWKIMLLFSIITAILSAFLDNVTTVLLIAPVTISITKSLKLKPVPFLIAEVITSNVGGASTLIGDPPNIIIGSGAGLSFNEFIINMGPPIVVALLITLVFLKFAFRKDLSQKPKNIEKILQINEWDEIKDYTLLKKSLSVLFLVIVLFFLHSQLHLEPATVAISGAVLLLLVSAKHIDNVLNQVEWSVLLFFVGLFIIVKGLDVAGLLDMGARAAVSITGGNLAIAMFVILFTSAIASSIVDNIPFTATMVPVVHSMSADPMIAAQITQVGSNPLWWALGLGACLGGNGTLIGASANVVVAGISEKMGYPISFKEFLKYGVPITFITVITSGVILYARTFII, encoded by the coding sequence GTGATAAGAACGGAAACTTCACTGCTCTTTGCAATTGTGGTTGCTGTTGTTTCATATGCCCTGATAATTACAGAAAAGGTACATAGAACCGTAGCTGCTCTTGGTGGAGCTTCTATTTTACTGCTTTTTGGCAGATACTTCGGGCTTATTCCAAAAGAAAAATTCCCCAGCGAAATACACTTTATGGCTGAAGCTGTGGACTGGAATACCATAGGTCTTCTCTTCGGAATGATGGTTATAGTCGGAATACTTAAAGAAACAGGTGTCTTTGAGTTTCTTGCAATAAAAGCTGCAAAAATTTCCAACGGCGACCCCTGGAAAATAATGCTACTCTTCTCAATTATAACAGCTATCCTATCCGCCTTCCTGGATAATGTAACAACTGTTCTGCTCATAGCTCCTGTAACTATAAGTATAACCAAAAGTCTGAAGCTCAAACCTGTTCCCTTCCTTATAGCGGAAGTTATCACATCCAATGTCGGCGGAGCATCAACTCTCATTGGAGACCCTCCAAATATAATTATAGGCAGCGGCGCAGGCCTGAGCTTTAATGAATTTATTATAAATATGGGCCCTCCGATAGTAGTAGCATTACTGATTACTCTTGTCTTTCTGAAATTTGCATTCAGAAAAGACCTTTCACAAAAACCAAAGAATATAGAAAAGATTTTGCAGATAAACGAATGGGATGAAATTAAAGATTATACTCTCCTGAAAAAATCTTTATCTGTTCTCTTCCTTGTAATTGTGCTATTTTTCCTTCACTCACAGTTACACCTGGAACCTGCAACAGTAGCTATTTCTGGAGCAGTCCTTCTCCTCCTTGTGAGCGCAAAACATATAGATAATGTACTCAACCAGGTTGAGTGGAGTGTTCTTCTATTCTTTGTTGGCCTCTTTATAATAGTAAAGGGGCTTGATGTGGCAGGTCTGCTGGATATGGGTGCCAGAGCTGCAGTTAGTATAACAGGGGGTAACCTTGCTATTGCAATGTTTGTTATTCTCTTCACTTCAGCTATAGCAAGTTCTATAGTGGATAATATACCATTCACCGCAACTATGGTTCCGGTGGTTCACAGTATGAGTGCTGACCCTATGATAGCTGCTCAGATAACCCAGGTCGGGAGCAATCCTCTCTGGTGGGCACTTGGCCTTGGTGCATGTCTTGGAGGAAACGGAACACTGATTGGCGCTTCAGCCAATGTAGTTGTAGCTGGAATAAGCGAAAAAATGGGATATCCAATTTCCTTCAAAGAGTTTTTAAAATATGGAGTACCAATAACATTTATTACGGTGATAACATCTGGAGTTATTCTATATGCTAGAACCTTCATAATTTAG
- the mtaD gene encoding 5-methylthioadenosine/S-adenosylhomocysteine deaminase, translating to MDIIIRNVILVTMDDRHRILKNFSLGIEGGRIVEISEKIKGEADFEISAEGMVVLPGLINAHTHLAMTLFRGSADDLPLMEWLTQEIWPVEAQLEAKHVYAGSLLGCLEMIRSGTTTFNDMYYYLDEVAKSVGEAGIRGVLSFPLLDVAGEEQGEKLLGKAEEGLKRYNGIERDSKIIVFVGPHSPYTCSEKLLIQAKVLAEEHNTGLHIHVSETGKEVKNSLDTHGLRPFEYLEKIGFLGENVLAAHGVHVNKAEMDLIKMRGVSIAHNPVSNMKLASGIAPVPEYIRRGINVALGTDGCASNNNLDMFEEIKISALLHKIASGDPSVLKAYTALEMATINAARALGLEKEIGSLEIGKRADIIIVDFQKPNLKPLSNPVSHLVYSARGCDVSTTIVGGDILMLDGELRTLDEKRVMKFAEEQAEDLFVRAGKEDKLFR from the coding sequence ATGGATATTATTATCAGAAATGTAATCCTTGTAACAATGGATGATAGACATAGGATATTAAAAAACTTTTCCCTGGGAATAGAAGGAGGGAGGATTGTTGAGATTTCTGAGAAGATAAAGGGTGAGGCTGACTTTGAGATTTCTGCAGAGGGCATGGTTGTACTCCCGGGTCTTATAAATGCTCATACTCATCTTGCAATGACACTATTCAGAGGAAGTGCCGATGACCTTCCCCTCATGGAATGGCTCACCCAGGAAATATGGCCTGTAGAGGCACAACTGGAAGCAAAACATGTATATGCAGGCTCTCTTCTAGGCTGTCTGGAGATGATACGTTCAGGCACCACAACCTTCAATGATATGTACTATTACCTTGACGAAGTCGCCAAGAGCGTAGGAGAAGCCGGGATAAGGGGAGTGCTATCATTTCCATTGCTTGATGTGGCTGGAGAGGAGCAGGGCGAAAAGCTTCTGGGAAAGGCTGAAGAAGGACTCAAAAGATATAATGGTATTGAGAGGGACTCAAAGATTATAGTTTTTGTTGGGCCTCATTCTCCCTACACATGTTCAGAGAAGCTTCTTATTCAGGCAAAAGTTCTTGCAGAAGAGCATAACACAGGGCTCCATATCCATGTCTCAGAAACAGGCAAAGAGGTAAAAAATTCCCTTGATACCCATGGGCTAAGACCATTTGAATATCTCGAAAAAATTGGCTTTCTTGGCGAGAATGTTCTTGCCGCTCATGGTGTGCATGTAAACAAAGCTGAGATGGATTTAATAAAAATGCGGGGAGTGAGCATTGCCCATAACCCGGTAAGCAATATGAAACTTGCATCTGGCATAGCACCTGTACCTGAGTACATCAGAAGAGGTATAAATGTGGCTCTGGGCACTGATGGCTGCGCCAGCAATAACAACCTGGACATGTTTGAAGAAATCAAGATATCTGCCCTCCTTCACAAGATTGCCAGTGGTGACCCCTCTGTTCTCAAAGCCTACACCGCTCTGGAGATGGCAACCATAAATGCTGCCAGAGCTCTTGGTCTCGAGAAGGAGATTGGGTCCCTTGAAATAGGCAAGAGAGCTGATATAATTATTGTGGACTTTCAGAAACCAAATCTGAAGCCTCTCAGCAACCCGGTTTCTCACCTTGTTTACTCCGCAAGAGGATGTGATGTCTCCACCACAATAGTCGGCGGAGATATTCTCATGCTTGACGGAGAGCTCAGAACTCTGGACGAGAAGAGAGTAATGAAGTTTGCCGAAGAACAGGCAGAAGACCTTTTTGTTAGAGCAGGAAAAGAGGATAAGCTATTCAGGTGA
- a CDS encoding V-type ATP synthase subunit H, producing MIVEAISTIKEAEKEAEVRIKEAEKEAEQLLEDARKEAETIKRDAELKAKKDGSAIVLKAIKEGEKAAKIMEVEGKEKAKKLREDAEKKIDKAAELIVARVMGA from the coding sequence ATGATAGTTGAGGCTATTTCAACAATAAAAGAGGCAGAGAAAGAAGCTGAAGTCAGAATAAAAGAGGCAGAGAAAGAGGCTGAGCAACTCCTGGAAGATGCCAGAAAGGAAGCTGAGACAATCAAGAGAGATGCGGAACTCAAAGCAAAAAAGGATGGTTCAGCTATTGTCCTCAAGGCAATTAAAGAAGGAGAAAAAGCAGCAAAAATTATGGAAGTGGAAGGAAAAGAAAAAGCGAAGAAGCTCAGAGAAGATGCAGAGAAGAAAATTGATAAGGCAGCCGAACTTATTGTTGCCAGGGTAATGGGTGCCTGA